The window TATCGGACCCTCATTGAGCTGAAACCGGAGAAGCTTCTCCCCTACCTTTACCTGATCAACGTCTTTGCTCAGGTCAAACGGGAGGAGGAAGCGGTCGACGTGGCAAACGCGGCTGTCACGCGAGCCGGCCTCGAAGATCCGTCGAATCATTGGATCCCCCCGCAAGATCAATTCGAGGAGGTTTCCTGGGAGCCTCTCACGCGACGATTTGAAACGTTGAACCAGCGCCGATCGACGGCCGTCACGAACGCCCTCCTCGGACTGACCTGGACTCAGCGGTGGCTCGACTACCGCGGCGCGGCCCATCTTCAGAAAGCGATCCCGTATTTGCAGAGAGCCGTGGACCTCGACTCGAAATCGGAATACGCCCCCCTTTATCTGGGGCGGGCGTACTTTCATGCGGGCAATCTGGGGTCCGCAGCGGCAACGTTTCGATCGGCGCTCAAGATTAACTCCAGCAGCGCGCCGGCTCATTATTGGCTCGGCGCTACGTTGCAGCGAAAGGGCCAGCTCAAACAGGCGGAGACGGAGCTCACCAACGCGCTTGCCGACAAGGAGTGGGAATACCGTGCGCTCAATCTTATGGGCGACCTGGCAAAATCACGGGGAGCTTTAAATGAAGCGGAGGATCTTTGGCGGGATTCTTTGCGAAAATCCCCCCTATACGTTCCGCCTTGGAAATCTCTGCTGGATAGCGCCGGATAATATCTGCCAGGCTGTTCAAAAAAGGTCTCAGTTGCGAGGCCGCCGCAAACGAGCGACCGGAGCAGCCTTTTGGCTGGCTGTGAGGATCGCGAGTGCAGCGGCAACGAAGCAAATGAGCCTTTTTCAACAGCCTGCGTTTGACTTCGCCCGGTCCGGACGCTAGTTTCGGCCGCCTCATGCGACTCCTTCTGATCGGCAGCGGCGGCCGCGAACATGCCCTTTGTTGGAAACTGGCGGCCGGTCCAAACGTCGAGAAGATCTTCACCGCTCCCGGCAATCCCGGAACAGCTCAGGTGGCCAAGAATCAAAACATTGCGATCCCGGCGGACGATATCGAGGCACTGGTAGGCTTTGCGTCGACCGAAGGGATCGACCTGACGGTGGTGGGGCCGGAGAAACCGCTGGCCGATGGGATCGCCGATCGCTTTCGCGCGCGGAATCTTAAAATTTTCGGACCGGTCAAAGCGGCGGCCCAGCTCGAGGCTTCCAAAAGTTTTGCCAAGAATTTGATGAACGAAACCGGGATCCCTACGGCGGATTTCCGGACCATTTCCGACGTAAAAGAGGCGTATGAATATCTGAAGTCGGCGCGATATCCGCTCGTCTTGAAGGCCGACGGTCTGGCGGCCGGCAAGGGAGTCAGTATCTGTCCCGACGCCGAGACGGCGAAGGCTTTCGCGTACGACTCGATGGAGAAATCCAGGTTCGGAAGCGCCGGAAAAACGATTGTGGCCGAAGAGTTTCTGGCCGGGGAAGAAGCTTCTTTTCTCGTCGTGGCCGACGGCGCCCACTATGTGCCGTTGGCGAGCGCGCAGGATCACAAGCGATTGCTGGATGGGGATCAAGGACCCAACACCGGCGGAATGGGAGCCTATTCTCCGGCGCCGGTCGTCACGGAACCCCTGCAAAAGGAGATTTGCCGGACGGTCATCGAACCGGTTCTCGCCACGTTGGCGAAACGGGGAGCATCGTTCGTAGGCGTTCTCTACGCAGGGTTGATTGTCACGCCGTCCGGCCCGAGAGTGTTGGAATTCAACGTCCGGTTCGGAGACCCGGAAGCCCAAGCGATCTTGCCGAGAATCGACAGCGACCTTTCGGAACTCTTGATGTCGGCGGTTCGCGGGAAACTGGCCAATACCACTGTCGCTTGGAAGAAAGAGGTCGCGCTCACGGTCGTCCTGGCCGCCGAGGGATATCCGGGAAATCCAAAGAGTGGCGCCGAGATCCGCGGAACCGATTCCCTCGCCCCCAACGCCGTCTTGTTTCATGCCGGAACGAAAATGCAGCAAAACCGCCTCGTGACGGGAGGGGGGCGGGTCTTTTCCGTCACCGGCCTCGGATCCACTTTTCAAAATGCGGCGGACGCCGCATATCGGGCAGCCGATCAAATCCGCTTTGACGGCAAGATCTGCCGGCGGGATATCGGATGGCGCGCCATTCAACGAAAGGACAAGTAATGAAACCGAGTGTTCTGATTGTCATGGGAAGCATTTCGGATCTGCCTCTCTTCGAAGACGCGGAGAAAATTCTCAAGGAATTCGGCATCCCCTACGATATTCAGGTGATGTCGGCGCACCGCTCTCCCAAACTCGTCGCTCAGAAGTTCGAACAGCTGCCCAAACAGGTTCAAGTCGTGATCGCGGCGGCCGGAGGGGCGGCGCACCTCGCGGGCCTCGTGGCCGCCCACACGACAAAGCCGGTGATCGGCGTGCCGGCCACCTCGACGCTAAACGGCCTGGACAGCCTGTTGTCTACGTCTCAAATGCCAGTGGGCGTTCCCGTGGCAACGATGGCCGTGGGTAAACCGGGCGGTACAAACGCGGCGATCCTGGCGGCTGAAATCCTGGCTCTGGCGGATCCGGCTTTGGTGAAGAAGCTCGAGGATTACCGAAGTTCTTTGGTGAGCAAAATTGAAGCGGCCAACCGCGATCTTCAAAAAAGCCGCCAATGACGAGAATCGTCCCCGCCTCCCCAACTCTTTCGGAGGCGATCGCCCTCCTCCGCGGAGGCGAGATCGTGGCCTATCCCACGGAAACCTTTTACGGCCTGGGCGTGGACGCCCGAAATGATGAAGCCGTCCGCGCGCTTCAGAAATTAAAAAATCGTTCCCAAGGAAAACCCTTTCTGGTGATTCTTCCCAGCGCACAAGCGCTCGCGCAATTCGTGGAAAAGATCCCGCCTGCCGTCCATACGCTGATCGAGCATTTCTGGCCGGGCCCGCTCACGCTCATCCTCAAGGCGACGAACCTTTCCCCACTCCTTGCCGGATCTTCGGGCGGAGTCGGATTTCGAGTCAGCTCTCATCCCCTGGCCCGCCGTTTGGCGGAACAGTTCGGCGGCTGCATCACCGGCACGAGCGCAAATCCGGCGGATCAGCCGCCGGCCACCACCGCCCAGGAGGTCGCCCGCTACTTCGCCCAAACCGACCTTTTAATTCTCGACGGGGGAAAACCCGAGGGCGGCCACCCCTCCACGGTCGTGGACGCCACCGATCCGTCGCGTCCGGTTCTCGCCCGGCCGGGGAAAATCGACTGGCATGAACTCCAAACGTTCTTTTCGGGGGGAGTGTAAATGGCGGAGATCCGGCCTTTTCGGGGATGGCGATATGATTTGAGCCGAATCGGCAGTTTGGAGCCGATCATCGCGCCTCCTTACGACGTCCTTTCGTTGGAGCAGGCGAAAGACCTATGGGACCGCCACCCTTATAACGTCACGCGGATTATTCTGGGCGACCCTTCGGGAGTGAAGTGCGATGAAAGCGCCGACCCCGCCCGGCATGAAAAAGCGACGAGCACTTTTGAGAAGTGGAAAAGATCGGGAATCCTCGTCCAGGACGCCGAACCGTCCGTCTATCTGGTGGAGGACCGCTTCGAATGGCGGGGATCCATGCATCAGCGCCGGGGGATTCTCTGCCTCGTCCACGCCGAGGAACTGAATCGCGGAATCATTTTGCCCCACGAACGGACCCTGGCGGCACCGATCGCCGATCGCTTTCGCCTTCTCTCGCTTTCTCGCGCCCATTTGAGTCCGGTCTATATGCTTTGCGAAGATCCGGATCGCACGCTGCGATCCCAGTTCGAAAAAACGGTGACCGACGCTCCCCTCGCGCGGATTCGAAACCGAGATGCGGCTCTCGAACATCGGATGTGGAAAATCTCCGACCGCCGCGTCCTTGAGTCCATCGCGGAAACGGTCCGGTCAAGACCCTTTCTAATTGCCGACGGCCATCATCGCTACACGACCGCTCTGGCCTATGCGAAAGAACAGGGAGGCGAGCTTCCGGAGGCTTCCTGGATTTTGATCTACCTCGCACCGGTACCCGATCCCGGCGTGGTTCTCTCCTCGATCCATCGAATGGTGCAGGCTCCGCCCATTCCACTCGAAGTTCTTGAGAAGATCGCAAGTATCCGGACGGGGAAGGTCTCTTGGGAGTCGTTTGAAAAGGACAAGGCCCCCTTGGCACTTCTCAACGGGAACGAAGGGGATATGCGTCTACTTGCATCTTGGAAGGCGGACTCTCTTATCCATCCCGACCTCCGAAACGTACCGAGCGTACTCTTGAATGACGGGATCCTTCGGCCGATCTGCGGTCTGCACTTGGAACGGACCGAGGATCAACGGAAGGTGAAATACGCCCACGACGCCAACGAGGTGGTCCAAACTCTAGCGAAAAGCGGCGGAATCGGTTTTTGGCTCCGACCGCTGGAGGTC is drawn from Bdellovibrionota bacterium and contains these coding sequences:
- a CDS encoding tetratricopeptide repeat protein — translated: RAKEFYERALRGSPGTVPARLALAFVHSRILGDEKLAERHLRDIQTRYVRFARPEELFEAQQELIRILLKTGRKGEGHEIALKFPVLAHGAERIAIAKASLMEADGHPKEAISTLEEALRSNPTNFELAFAYARMLDRRGTSDQAIRAYRTLIELKPEKLLPYLYLINVFAQVKREEEAVDVANAAVTRAGLEDPSNHWIPPQDQFEEVSWEPLTRRFETLNQRRSTAVTNALLGLTWTQRWLDYRGAAHLQKAIPYLQRAVDLDSKSEYAPLYLGRAYFHAGNLGSAAATFRSALKINSSSAPAHYWLGATLQRKGQLKQAETELTNALADKEWEYRALNLMGDLAKSRGALNEAEDLWRDSLRKSPLYVPPWKSLLDSAG
- the purD gene encoding phosphoribosylamine--glycine ligase — protein: MRLLLIGSGGREHALCWKLAAGPNVEKIFTAPGNPGTAQVAKNQNIAIPADDIEALVGFASTEGIDLTVVGPEKPLADGIADRFRARNLKIFGPVKAAAQLEASKSFAKNLMNETGIPTADFRTISDVKEAYEYLKSARYPLVLKADGLAAGKGVSICPDAETAKAFAYDSMEKSRFGSAGKTIVAEEFLAGEEASFLVVADGAHYVPLASAQDHKRLLDGDQGPNTGGMGAYSPAPVVTEPLQKEICRTVIEPVLATLAKRGASFVGVLYAGLIVTPSGPRVLEFNVRFGDPEAQAILPRIDSDLSELLMSAVRGKLANTTVAWKKEVALTVVLAAEGYPGNPKSGAEIRGTDSLAPNAVLFHAGTKMQQNRLVTGGGRVFSVTGLGSTFQNAADAAYRAADQIRFDGKICRRDIGWRAIQRKDK
- the purE gene encoding 5-(carboxyamino)imidazole ribonucleotide mutase; translation: MKPSVLIVMGSISDLPLFEDAEKILKEFGIPYDIQVMSAHRSPKLVAQKFEQLPKQVQVVIAAAGGAAHLAGLVAAHTTKPVIGVPATSTLNGLDSLLSTSQMPVGVPVATMAVGKPGGTNAAILAAEILALADPALVKKLEDYRSSLVSKIEAANRDLQKSRQ
- a CDS encoding L-threonylcarbamoyladenylate synthase, coding for MTRIVPASPTLSEAIALLRGGEIVAYPTETFYGLGVDARNDEAVRALQKLKNRSQGKPFLVILPSAQALAQFVEKIPPAVHTLIEHFWPGPLTLILKATNLSPLLAGSSGGVGFRVSSHPLARRLAEQFGGCITGTSANPADQPPATTAQEVARYFAQTDLLILDGGKPEGGHPSTVVDATDPSRPVLARPGKIDWHELQTFFSGGV
- a CDS encoding DUF1015 domain-containing protein encodes the protein MAEIRPFRGWRYDLSRIGSLEPIIAPPYDVLSLEQAKDLWDRHPYNVTRIILGDPSGVKCDESADPARHEKATSTFEKWKRSGILVQDAEPSVYLVEDRFEWRGSMHQRRGILCLVHAEELNRGIILPHERTLAAPIADRFRLLSLSRAHLSPVYMLCEDPDRTLRSQFEKTVTDAPLARIRNRDAALEHRMWKISDRRVLESIAETVRSRPFLIADGHHRYTTALAYAKEQGGELPEASWILIYLAPVPDPGVVLSSIHRMVQAPPIPLEVLEKIASIRTGKVSWESFEKDKAPLALLNGNEGDMRLLASWKADSLIHPDLRNVPSVLLNDGILRPICGLHLERTEDQRKVKYAHDANEVVQTLAKSGGIGFWLRPLEVTDVLRVAEAGHVLPQKSTYFFPKVMDGFVMHTLDP